TCCATGTagggattgtttttatttttgtattaatccCCCATCAAGCAGATTACACCTCAAAATCCAAGGTGTCAGAGTGAAGAGGGTCTTAGCTCcctaaaaaagcaacaacaaccacaaatatTCACCAGATTAAGGCTAATCCTGACTAGTCCCAATCACTATTGTTCTCAAAGTTGGACTCCTgttccttttcttgtttttgttttgcacaggAGTTAATTTAGAAGGGCTTAACCTCTGCAGTTTTCGTGAAAGCAAAACCGTAAACATGCAGGATAAAGTGTCAAAATTCAgtcaaaaaaacccaacaacaacaaagagaTTATTGTTAAGATAAAACaaccagagaaaaacagaaatccaaaaCAATAATAGCATATAAAAGTAATATTTCggatattttatttccaaaaagaGGGTTAATTGGGTTTTTGTTACTCCAGACCaattatggtaaaaaaaaaacaaccaacaaccCCAAAACGGCTCACCCAGCATCCAGACTTCTGCTCATGGCAATACTGACATCTAGGggcaaaaagacagaaaacaccttttattttaaaaatccactcaaaaataaaagcgatattgaatttaaaattgtatcctgtattttatgatttatacaattatttattgtataacaataacaataaaagtgacaataaaatatacttGGGGTCTTTTTTAGATTAATATATTGTCTTGACTGCATGTTATATCatcacaaatactgctcttaaaaaaatatcaatttttaaCAGGCTTGATCAGGAAACCAGCTACACAACACTGCACacttttactaatattttaaaatgtattgatatgTATTGATGCAAATACAATGgatccaaaagtaaaaaataaaataaaataagaaaacgtAAAATATTCTTGCAATACTTAGTTGCTGGAGTTTTCAAACACTTTTAATGTCTATGATAATCGGGAGACTGGAAAATtgtataaatattatattaataataataactattacattactaaataatattataaaattattaaataatattgactATATTATATACTGAGACAGATTTATCTCCAACACACTTGTCAAACTCTAAAAGCGGAAAACGGAAGACAAATAAGAAGACACTTCcggtttgtattttttcaaaacataagtGGTGATAAGCAAAGTGTAATTATCTTTCATCGTTCAAGATCTTAAAATATTCGTCGAAATCCTTCATGTAGCTGAATGATATTGCTAATTAAGCATTTTGTTAAACGGTTTTTAGTCACAGTTTATTCACGTgacgtgttttatttttttaatgtcacttCCGTTTTTCTCCGAAGTCGATGCTAGCAGCGGCTAGCTTACGTTTCTGTACGTCGgagcaggaaaagaaaaccaTCAACCAACTCTGCGCGGCGGCAGCAGAGCCGAACCACCAGCGGAGGAAACATGGTGTCCACGGCGGCTCTCTTTCTCGTCTCTTTGGCCTCTGCATGTGAACAAGTTTTTGCTGAAAGACAGCTAATTTATGCTACAGTGGTGAGTGTTAATAACGTTGTAAGCTGTCCAGACCTGCACGGATATGGCTGAACTCTACAGAATTGCCttcaaaatgtgttaaatattgttttcatttgcgCTTAGGTCAACATGCTTGGTTAATTATGCAACTTTTTGAGTGTTGTGAAACTTTTTGATTCACTTGTATTAATTCGGCTCGAAAATAAACCATTTTGGATTACGTTAATTTGGATAATGTCACAGTTTTTCGTTTATAGGGCTAGCTAAGCCTCTCTAAAGCTGCActacatattaaaacaatatgttttattaattttgaagtaatgttaatgtttatttcagACTAACATATTTGGAACAAAGTGTAAGATGACACCTTTGCAGAGACAAAGACATAAAGTAATATGAACAGTCTGCTCAGCTAGCACAATGTAATCAGGAAGACAGAAGTTATTGAACGGCTATTATCTGGCattatcatgtttttcttctctgtgttaAATGTAAAGTCACTTCCTATTTCTTAATAGTCTGCCATCCTTCACTTCTGTTTTTAAcagcattttccaaaaaaaacaatgtagcACGCGAGATATAACTGAATACAATTTTTACTATTCAAATAAATTCTTATCTACTTTGCCTTATTTTCCTAACAAAACAGACAGGCTTTCTGACTGAAATTCCTTTGAGATtagtcatgttttactgtgcaAAGATGGATCCTTATTGGGGATGTCAGAGTTGATGAATACAGAATAAGAATACAGaccattttttccatttatatcTTTTACAGGTGTTGCTAATTTTGCTtataaaggtcaaaaggtcatgCGCATTCGTAGAAACCGTCACCTAGTTTCTGAGGTTTCCAGTGAAACCTGAAGCAAACTAGATTAAGACTCTACAAAGGGATAATCCAGCCTACAAATAGAGTTTGTGCAGctggtttgtctttttttcgGCTGTTATGGATGCATCAGTTTGGGGTGTTAGTTCATGTGGGACGAACCGGCAAGCCACACTTCCCTGTGGTGGCTTGAGAACTGAGTAGTGAAACCATGTTATTTGAAGTGTCAGCAGTGTTGTGGTGATACTAAGTCAGAGAAAATACTTTAACCTGTTTTACTGGACTATTGAGCCTGCAAGGAGAGTGAGGTATGATTACAAAACCCttgtttgtaatggaaatgttACTTTTGTGGTGGGTTGTTTGACCTGTGCAAACTGGTTTTAAAGAATCTGGTTGTAAAGCTGTGGGACCCACCAGCTTTTGAATGATAAACTTTTGGCAGATACTTGGAAATTCTTGCAGTCAGCTGACTTTACTAAAAACCTTTACTGACACAGATAAAAGTGGAACGAAGGTGTCAgctgatgattttgatgactCTGCATTTTCAGTTTGGACGTCTTTCACTTTAGCTCTTTGGTTTGAATGgacaagtgtttgttttggttcatttgaatCCTGATGGCATAAAAGAGccataataattaaaatcagcaaaaatgaCCTGTTTAACTATATCCCATAATAGATCTATGACATCATGATCCTTGTTATTTCTGTCTACATGTTGCCTGACCTCCTTCAACTCCTCCTTCCTCCAGTTGTATCGACATGGTGACAGGTCACCAGTGAGAGCTTTTCCTACTGACCCTTACCAAGAAAGCGCCTGGCCTCAGGGTTTTGGACAGCTATCGCAGGTAAAATAGCTTTTAGTTTTGCTCTCTCTACAGCCAGAGGTGGGTAAGTACATAaaactttactcaagtaagagtagcactacttcaacatacttttactcaagtaaaagtaaaaagtagccgatatttggtaaaaagaaaactcaaatattgatcaaaacatctatcatttaatatttaaaatttacaaaatgtaaattttgtgGAACTTTGGGGTATTTTATGGATCAAAATtaagataatttaaataaataacataattacaaaataaaaaaatcctaattaaatTCTTTTGATATAAAGTTTAtgaaactttgacaaaaactgcaggttaaaacaagcttgttcttcattcagtgaagttactcactgTGGGGAGAGAATcaattttactgaagtaaaaatagaaatacttcataataaaattactgaagtaaaagtagaaatacttcgTTAAAAAATTACTccaataaagtaaaaagtacagcgcagttaaaaatactccaaaaagtacattttttcaaaaaattactcaagtaaatataGTAAATATGAGTAATTGTAACTAGTTACTGACTCTAGAAGTACAGTAAAGTTAAATGAGTGTATTGATTAGatttctggtggttctggtttGTGTTGAAAGGTCGGGATGAGGCAGCACTATGAGTTGGGCCAGTATCTGCGGACGCGGTACAAAGGCTTCCTCAATGAATCCTACATCCGCCACGAGGTGAGACATGGAAACACCACCTTTCTTCTAGATCACTTGagaattagcaaacacctaaacacattttctcttcttCCACCAGATTTTAGTTCGCAGTACAGACGTTGATCGCACCCTGATGAGTGCTGAGGCCAACCTTGCAGGTCTGAACAACTGgattctgtctttctttttttatgaagtaaCCCTTAACCTTCAGTGTGTCGGGGTTTTTTTGCGTAGGCCTCTACCCCCCTGAAGGTCAGCAGATATTTCAACCCAGTTTAAAGTGGCAGCCCATACCGGTGCACACGGTATCGGAAAACGAAGAAAAGGTTGGTGTTTTGAGTTTATGCGATGCTCCAGCTGAAACTGCAGACTCCTgattttgtgttattatttttcttttcagctgctCTCCTTTCCTTTGAACGACTGTCCTCGCTACAAACAGCTGATGAAtgagactgaaaacacagcagaattTATCAATGTCACAACAAAATACCAGGTACATCATTtctcctctttttaaaaaaaatattttaagtaaaatctgtttcactattaaaaataatgtattaatttCCAAGGAAAGTAATTATTTCTACCTAATTCTTTAGGACTTTATAGagatggtaaaaaataaaacaggactGAAGGCAGCAACTGTGGAATCAGTGTGGAGTGTGTATGACACACTATTCTGCGAGGTAAAaatcccaacacacacacaaaagtaaaaccagCATTGAAAATTAagcaattttcagcttttttgttgGTTACAGaatcagaaaatacagaaagaatgtgacttttatttataaatatatcatgaaaaacagcattttaggGTAAAATATGCTGTCAGTCGTTAAATATGGaaaattctttgaaaaataagcaaattattcacCTTAAATGTCCTTTATCTTGAATTTGGGTCATTTTTTTAGGTGTTCACCTTTAGAAATAATACCAACCGATACAAAAATATGACAGTCTAAACAAAACCTACACAAAGAAAGTCGCTCAAACCTGCTTGACCTCTTCAGGGCATctctgttttatatttcttagtcactgtgtgtgtttgctttacGTCCTCAGTCCCGACACAACATGTCCGCTCCACACTGGGTGACTCCCGACGTCATGGAGAAGCTCAGATTTCTGAAAGACTTCGGATTTCAGGTAGAAGTCGCAGCAACATCTCGGCTTTTCTTTGAGGTTTCTGATAATATTGAAGAAGTTTAAAGCGGTTTTTCATGCTGAATGTTCGCAGGTCCTATTCGGGATTTACAAACAACAAGAGAAGAGTCGCCTGCAGGGAGGTACGTACGTTTTCAGATTTATGGAGGATTTTTccacaaacatgtaaaaacatgttgtcACTCTTGATCAGTAATAGTTTGATGGAAAAATGGGAGCTGCTGTCTCTCTGCCAGGTCTCCTACTGGGGGAAATTGTGAAGAATCTCACCAAGATGGCCGCCCCACACCCACAACGACAATTAAAACTGATGATGCTCTCAGCGGTGAGATACTGATGATTCACACCGATTTAGGTTTTTAACTCTGAAGTTaaagcattcagcttctatgcactgtaaatctggaacaagcttccataaaactttaaaacagtcGAAACACTGATTTCTGAAAagacccacctgtttagagttgctttaaACCAATAATCACAgcaacattgaccaacataatggatgtttttgatgatggcacttaACCAAATGTATTGTTACATAcatgtatgatgtttttattttcatatttttatgatgtaacaCTCTTTGAACTGCCTGCAATGAAATACAGATAAGCTTGATTgattgaagttgttttttctggTTGCTACACAGCATGACACAACCGTAGTTGCTCTTCAGGCCAGCTTGAATGTGTTCAACGGGAAGCAGGCGCCTTACGCCTCCTGCCACATAATTGAACTGTACAGGGAAGACAACGGgttggtattttatttttgagatcATATGTCACTAAATAAGAGATTATTTGCACTaatttcctgtgtgtgtttagatCTGCGTCCGTGTCGATGTTTTACCGCAACGACACCAGCGTGCCGCCGTACCCAGTCCAGTTGCCAGGCTGCGCTCATGTCTGCCCCCTAGAGGACTTTGTGAGGATCACAAAGCCGTTCATCTCAGACGACAGGGACAAGGAATGTCAGGTGCCGTCAAAGGGGAGAGACAGACGTGAGATTCCTGCTTGCCGCTGCCGTCAACACTGACGATCAGCTTCTGGTGGGTCCTcactgcatttcttttctttcttgtttccGTTTTAAAGAAGTGATCATCGGCCTGGCCTTGTCCGGCTGCCTGCTCCTCGCCGTCATCGCCGTCCTCCTCGGAGTCATTTGCCGACACAAGGAGTCCAATAGCAACAGGGGATACCATCATGTGATCAACCAGGAAGCCGGAGAGGAATCCTGACAGAGGCGCAAGCTACTGCTTCGGGGATCGACGAGTTTCGCCTCTTGGGACAGCAGCAGcgatgatgaagaagaaaagctTTAAGTGACAATAATCTTGGAATTATCAATACAGTTCACTGTGCCTTGCATCGAATTTGGACACTGcgaaaatagtttttattgcaaatatcttagtacttttgaaataagacaaaactacctTATAGATAAcctttcagcaaaatataagagcttgttttaactcaataattcattaatattgattaaaaagttctggttccactggcagattattttacttataacacaggaaaatatcttgttataagtgaagttatctgccaatggaaatagaattttttgtcaatattaagggattaaaacaaactcctatatcttgttgaaagattataagttagttttgtcttatttcatgtgtattaaaatatttgcactaaaaactagactaaaaattcttggtaagattCAGTTTTTTGCAGTGGAatactgtgaaaatgttttattcttggATGTTTTGGGCTTTGTTTGGTTGGTAATTCTAAGGTCTGGTGACCAAGAtgccttaaatattttttacttgtatGTTATGGTACCATTTTTCATCGTAGCTTTCAACACTCAATATTTCAGCTAAGAGTTTATGAAGCAATTTGTTTGATTTACAGCCTTATCACACactgggaaaataaaatttaggGGCTTAACAAGGCTGAATGACAAGAATagggaataaaatgtttctttttaactaCGTGTCATAAACATTCAGATTGTACCGTAACAACCGGAAAGTATTAATCTCACCAGGGTCCTTTTAAGATTATCAGTGTCTCCTATGTCAAATTATCTGTcctacagtgtttgtttttattccagtttgATGTTTAATGAACGTTTATTTTctaaccaaaaataaattactatttTGAGGCCACGTTTATAACGCAAATGATGGAAAAGCGTCAATTTTCACCACTTAATGTTCTGCAAGTAGAAGTACAGATATTTTAGTAAAAGTACAGGttgaactctttttttctttaaagaatgtACATGAgtacaaaaagttattttcaccTTTCCGTCACTATTTTCCTCATcatggactttgactgagccaatCTTTTCATTGCTATGGTACTTTCTATGTCTTTCTGTTTACCAAATAATTTGAGCTCTTAGCAAATTCTTAACAACTTCACATTTCTAGCAACATCAGAAGTGTTTTCCAGTGAAAAAAGCTTCATACAGGTAGGACAGCAACCCTGCCTGGTCATGCCCTTCCTGACTCGTGTCCAGTTTCAGTTACGATGATTCTCTTAATCTTATTAATCCATAAAATCTGCCACATGACAGACTGTGTATACTGGTGGGAAGAGGTCGGCAACAGTCGAACTCTGCCGCAGAAACAATAAGGACATTGTGCAACGGTTTGATTTGCAGtttatgtttgacattttatatttactacTATTGTCTAAACAGTGCAGTAGACCTTTATTAAAACATGGTAGTGCTTTTCTTGCATACATCATTAGTGATTTGGTTACATTCAGTATGGCCACGGATATAACCATCAATACCATAAAACAACTGATGGGGAAATTATCACTGCATTTTCTGTGTAGGAGACAAATTAAAAGCACTTTCACACAAATAATACCAGATTTGCTAGAGAAACGGTGGCAAATTATGCGCACAGACGCAGAAACATGCATTTCGCACAGTTGTTAAAAAGCTGGACCCAAACGACGAGAACTTCGGCTCCTTCACTGGATTTTAAAGTCCGATATAACTCGGTGATACAAGCAATGGAACCTCAAAGCGCAAACAGCAGCATAAGAAACACTTTCTCGGTCCAGGCTTTGGGTTTGCTTGACATCAGCGAGTATTTCTTAGTAATTAACTACAGACGCAGTGATTTTGGTTCAAGAAGTGGGTTGTAAACAACaccacaaaataaatgaaataaaattttaaaaaaatagtacaGGCTGTCATAAGATTAAGAAAACTTGtgatgtgaaaacaacaaaaacataggAAGGATGTGGGAAACACATGAAGCTAcaaaatatgttagaaaaaaaatctgatgaaaataaaaatgatgtataAAAGCTGACTAAACATCAAAGACAAATATTGAAAACACGCGCACACCACctacaataaaaatatcacaacaCGCATATAAAACTGATTGGCATGGAAGCAGACAAAAGCATAAGTCCTCTGACTAATTcatgtgcaaaaatattttctttaaggaATGCAACTATCtgatatgacaaaatgtgatggCACATTGACATTTTCTTCCTTGTAGGATAAATAGAAGAGAGTACATACAATTACAGAAGAAAATAGAAGATATGAGAAGTAAAACCTACATTCCAGGCTCAAAAGCCTTTTTCTCTGAAGGTGATCTTCCACTAAGTGCAAATTTCTGCCTCACAGCTCACAAAAACTCATATTAAAGATCCTTTTGGTCACGAACAAGCTTTCTTGTACTTCGTATGCTTTCTGAAAACAGACAGCCGTATGTTTAAACTCAAACATTCGCCACCTTGAAAGGATTCACATTCACCCCCAATCTCATGTTTTTCCTGTATACTTATGACTAAGGAATCCATGTTGTAATCAatcaagaaaactgaaaatgactttttgtcAGTCAACAGAGGAAACCAGGCAATGAGAGCAAACACCAAATCACATCTGGTAGCTAGCTAGATATAAATCTTACAGAAATGTATGGAGTCTAAGGAGTACACACTGATAACAGTTATAAGAGCTTATATAAGTCACATGGAACCATTAGCCATGTAGTGGCGATTGAGCATCTGATGAGCTAGCtagcagtatttttatttttaattttatttttttacaattttcaatTTATGTTGCAACAAAATTCTGTTCCAATTTGataaacattaataaactgGATTAAGTTGCAGTATTtccaattgtttttattttaaattcagctttttcgTTAATCTTCTGCTAACTGCTAACAGTGCTAATATCCCAGATTCACCAAGTACTGTCAAGCTAGCATTGGCTAACTcctaatgagatttttttttacactgttcTCCTTGTATTGCAAAATAATTCAGATCAAGTTGAAAACAGCAATGAATTGGATACAacaacattttacatatttgttttaattttaagtttttaacttttcttttccttttagcAACAGAATATTAGCACTTGTTTTGCCCCAGAACTTAAGCCTAGTTTGTAAGAATATATGCTTCAGTGATGCAacgttaattttatttattttttgtcaattttacttttccagcattttttttctcttctggctAATTTGTTAGCAAAGCTAGCACAACCGACTACAGCGGTGAGTAGACAACTAGCACTGGCAAACTtcttatcagttttttttccatttttctctttgagCTCAGTCccatttttgataaaaaataacacacTGACTTAAGTGAcacaaagttttacatttttactttagagTTTAGACTTTATGCTAGCAATGCTAACTCTCCATGCTTCAGCAAATTAGCATAAGCTAATTCCTAacagcatttgttttatttttctctttgtgtttcaaCAGAACTCAACCACAGTTTAATGAAAGTGATAAATTGACTTCAACAATACAaagttataatttatttaattgattttgaggttgttgttttttgtttttttttttggcttattGCTACCACAACTAACGGTTCCTACTTCAGCAGGCACTGGCGAATTAGCATGAACTAATTCCTGTCATGAGAGAAATCAGAAATCTGCCTTTAAGACTTTGTAAAATGTCTGTAAAAGAGCCAATACCTCGAACAAGGCTGACAAATTTTGTTTAACGGTGTTGCTATGGCCCGAACTGTTGACTGACAGCTTTAGGATGAGCAAATTAGCGGCTGCCAATGTTTCCTTACAATTGAAATTTAAAAGTGGAATGATTATCTGGCCACAAATATTTCCAGTCTCTATTTTACCCTAACCAAAGcattcaaaagaaatgttttcagttttcctgttttccacCTATTGGTGGTGGTTAAATGCTACTCATCTGTGCTGAAGTCCTCAAAAAAGCTGGTATTCTTGTAGTTCCAACTTTCTTGCTTTATTGTATCGCCACATTTTCACACAGTTGTTGAAGCCAGTTGTGTGGTCAGCACTTTTAATTGAAAAGTACTGAGGTTGATGCAGCTGTACAAGCAAAATCGGaacaaaaagattaaatcatTTGTAATCTTCTTATCCAAAGTCTTCAATGGTTCCTATTTAATTTTGTGGGGTGCAGAAATACGTCTGAGATCCGCAGTAATAATTCTGCGGCGTGGAATAATAGTTACTATGTTGATGATGTTGGTAGTTGTTGTTCTGTGGGGTTGAGTAATAGttgtgatggtgatgatggtgacTCTGGATGTTTCCTTGGGCAAACAGGAGTGGGGCCGTGGAAGGAGGCGGCTGCTGGGCGGAGGCCACCCCCGGTGCTAGACTCCCATTGCGTTGAATAGAGCCATACCAGCTGGACGTTGCCATCTGAGGCGTAGTGGACAGAAGACTGAGAATGGAAGGGACAAGAAGGTAAGTTTActaacaaacattaaaaaaaaaaaagtaaaattgatttttaaaatatttagtatAGGGAAAATGTAGGTTATTGACGGCAAAAGCCCAATATTCTCATttctttcattgtgttttcaCTACATCTAACAGCATCAAGTCGCTTGGCCTCAGTGACAATTTGGGAGTAAGCAATATCTAATAGATTTGAACATGATAATCTCTTCAgtgatttaaaatctgaaactcTTTGGGAGTGCAGAGATgccttaatattttttattactttaaagcCAAACCAAACAGAAGTAAGCTTTGTATATGGAGAACAAAGGTGGGCTGAGAATTGAGCCTTGGCGGACACCACAGGTGAAGAATGCTGTAAATTAAGATGTAAAGCTGTAAAGATCCAGTTCTTTATATAGAATATGAACTACTCAAGAGGAAAACATGTAAGATTTATtcttaaaaacatgaaactaataatttaatcatcttttttatttttgcatattgtATACTTTGTGTACTTGCCATTCATTTCCatatacataaaatacagaCAGCTTTCTTTTGGTGCACATGAATCTTTTTCCACCTGTCTGCAGCCGATTTGGTTTTGATGTTGATTATTTGGACTTTGTGCTGGTGCTCACCTGGCCCGATCAGATCTGCTATTGATGCTCCTTGACAGGTCGTCATCGCTGTCGTACCGTCGCGGGTTGTCAAAGAAATAAGCTCTAGAGCTGAAACTGTGGCTGTTGATCATGCCGCCTGGCGCCTGAAAGAAACAGAGTCCAGGTTTTTATTCtacgtagaagaagaagaaatctgcaGCATAATTTGACTTCTAGATGATCAGTTTACCAGGTTTTGGTGGGGCCTTTGGACTCTGAAGAAAACCACCACTAAGCTGGTGGGCAGCAGCTCCCAGAAGAACAAAATAATCCCAAAAACAATGTATCCCTCACCGCTGATCACTTGTGTGTCTGCCTttaaagcacaaacacaaacattttgcaaTATGAATTATGAAACCTGATGTCACCAAGCAAACAGAGAGCATGAATCCACCAAAGCATTCATCTTCCTcactttgtcatgttaaaaGGACAAACTCCACCAAGTtacccccagaaaacttgctaagatTGAGTGTTAGGGCAGTCATCTGTCCAGCAGCCggtcatgtttttgagttaaaaaatgtttaaagttgacaagaaatttgaaaatatcactttataattttgtattattgaaagattgtAAGAGTAATTTCTGAACACCAactaaaaagtcttaaaaaatgcaagcattttgaaaatacttaaataaataagcaatgcttagcctggtgggggcacaagtaaagcctggtgacccaccaggcttataatacactgggggaaacccggCTCCAATGCATTTATTCGGGATTCAGACCGATACAAAGTAGTTCATAGttttgaaataatctgaaaagtgtagcaagcataaaacagacatgatcttttatataaaaagatttacaaaactgaaacatcaagaCATCCAATCcacacttgtttttatttcctgaagTTCTTGTGTAATTGCAGGTgtctccccctgctggtcatTAAATCCCTTcatttttgctgcttcttttgGATCCATTTTAGATCTTTGTCATATAGAGTCTGAAATTTACAACATAGGCATGATTAGAGGGTACTCATAACTGTAGTTTGTTGAGAAACCTTAAGAATCTTGAAGAAAATTTGCAGAGCATGCAATATCATATAAATTTAGCAATTTATATGATAGGAACTAAAGTCAGATTATACCcatattgatttattgagtCTATATTGTCCGACAAACACAAGGAACTCCTTCAACATGTGTTGTCTGTCTCAAGGCCTGCACCCTCTGATGTAGGTCAGGATACACAGACATGGTTATTTATAGCCAGACAAAACCCTTTACCCTGCTAAGCACCGGTCTACTAATTCTCTAAAGATGCGTTGTATATGCACTCAAACACCCCAGCTacataaaatattcacagtttCGTCTTCATcacaaacatcaatgttttCTAGCTGAAAAGTATGCACTACCCTGTCCAATAAATTCGATTTTATGGCTCTCATGTGACCCAGATTAGCACTGCATTTAGCAAGGCACTATAAAAGCCAGTAGGTAGAAGTACCTGATCGGAGACGCTGTACCAGCCATAGCTGAAGGGGCTGGGTCTGTCCTGCGGCGACAAGGCCACCACCACTAGGTTGTAGCAGGCTCTGGAAGTATAGAGGAGAATCACCACGGCTCCTACGGCGGTCGCTTGGCACACTGATGTTCCCTGGAGGGAAGAGTCATTGTGTCATGACAAGCTCTAGCT
The genomic region above belongs to Xiphophorus maculatus strain JP 163 A chromosome 24, X_maculatus-5.0-male, whole genome shotgun sequence and contains:
- the acp2 gene encoding lysosomal acid phosphatase isoform X2; translated protein: MVSTAALFLVSLASACEQVFAERQLIYATVLYRHGDRSPVRAFPTDPYQESAWPQGFGQLSQVGMRQHYELGQYLRTRYKGFLNESYIRHEILVRSTDVDRTLMSAEANLAGLYPPEGQQIFQPSLKWQPIPVHTVSENEEKLLSFPLNDCPRYKQLMNETENTAEFINVTTKYQDFIEMVKNKTGLKAATVESVWSVYDTLFCESRHNMSAPHWVTPDVMEKLRFLKDFGFQVLFGIYKQQEKSRLQGGLLLGEIVKNLTKMAAPHPQRQLKLMMLSAHDTTVVALQASLNVFNGKQAPYASCHIIELYREDNGSASVSMFYRNDTSVPPYPVQLPGCAHVCPLEDFVRITKPFISDDRDKECQK
- the acp2 gene encoding lysosomal acid phosphatase isoform X1, which produces MVSTAALFLVSLASACEQVFAERQLIYATVLYRHGDRSPVRAFPTDPYQESAWPQGFGQLSQVGMRQHYELGQYLRTRYKGFLNESYIRHEILVRSTDVDRTLMSAEANLAGLYPPEGQQIFQPSLKWQPIPVHTVSENEEKLLSFPLNDCPRYKQLMNETENTAEFINVTTKYQDFIEMVKNKTGLKAATVESVWSVYDTLFCESRHNMSAPHWVTPDVMEKLRFLKDFGFQVLFGIYKQQEKSRLQGGLLLGEIVKNLTKMAAPHPQRQLKLMMLSAHDTTVVALQASLNVFNGKQAPYASCHIIELYREDNGSASVSMFYRNDTSVPPYPVQLPGCAHVCPLEDFVRITKPFISDDRDKECQVPSKGRDRQVIIGLALSGCLLLAVIAVLLGVICRHKESNSNRGYHHVINQEAGEES
- the LOC102225572 gene encoding integral membrane protein GPR137B gives rise to the protein MFSPGEEVDSDLFTSLKESSGDAISPTLELSLTTVYTVLYSFLFVFVYLQLWLILHYGHKRFSYQSVFLFLCLLWAALRTTLFSFYFKNVMQANQLQPLAYWLLYCCPVCLQFFTLCLLNLYFTQVMFKAKAKYSPELTKYKVPLRLFFLCLSIFFLVVNLTCALLAQGALMHSDPPSDGGIRHAVLARVLINDSLFVLCAISLAVCIFKIAKMSSANVYLESKGTSVCQATAVGAVVILLYTSRACYNLVVVALSPQDRPSPFSYGWYSVSDQADTQVISGEGYIVFGIILFFWELLPTSLVVVFFRVQRPHQNLAPGGMINSHSFSSRAYFFDNPRRYDSDDDLSRSINSRSDRASLLSTTPQMATSSWYGSIQRNGSLAPGVASAQQPPPSTAPLLFAQGNIQSHHHHHHNYYSTPQNNNYQHHQHSNYYSTPQNYYCGSQTYFCTPQN